One stretch of Streptomyces sp. A2-16 DNA includes these proteins:
- the eccB gene encoding type VII secretion protein EccB, with protein sequence MATRRDELNAYSFARRRTVAAFLQPSPHGSEEAAPRPLKTVLPSLGVATLVLIGFGAWGMLSPTAPKGWDSQGKNILVGSESTTRYVLVKTKGENKLSLHPVLNLASAKLLLNGENPQVMKIKESVLDNSKYPMGATVGIPFAPDRLPSADDAKTAKTWALCQAPGQDGQPVSATYVLDKSDNTKLFEKSGGQLKQNQVLYIEGPTDPQIGRGPRYMVTSDGRAYLIGGKSWRLSGEKTLSNIERAVFGSGVQPQKVGADFIRTLNIAGDLDFPTLQDLGAQAGAEANIEGLLPQYSKVGLVLEAPSGSSTQKFIVLKNGVMAVSDFTAQMWLYNPFISAVYGTEDPKPVKVAFNDIQPESGEWLAGKNWPDSLVTQANTGYETGGKKTSCSIWHGGEKSDQTGSALMSVWAGQDFPKDVSQSGSRTYVSPGSGLLFKRITGTDAGGGSTFLVTDTGLRYSIPARNDSEVTGGEKADSQTQQTNTSQVRLGYGKIRAASVPATWADLLAAGPELSSGNAEQAQGS encoded by the coding sequence ATGGCGACACGTCGGGATGAGCTGAACGCTTACTCCTTCGCGCGCAGGCGCACGGTGGCGGCGTTTCTTCAGCCGTCGCCGCACGGTTCGGAAGAGGCGGCACCGCGCCCCCTGAAGACCGTCCTGCCGAGTCTCGGTGTGGCCACACTGGTGCTCATCGGATTCGGTGCCTGGGGCATGCTCAGCCCGACCGCGCCCAAGGGCTGGGACAGCCAGGGCAAGAACATCCTCGTCGGCAGCGAGTCGACGACGCGCTACGTGCTGGTGAAGACCAAGGGCGAGAACAAGCTGAGCCTGCACCCGGTCCTCAACCTGGCCTCCGCCAAGCTGCTGCTGAACGGCGAGAACCCCCAGGTCATGAAGATCAAGGAGTCGGTGCTCGACAACAGCAAGTACCCGATGGGCGCGACCGTCGGCATCCCGTTCGCCCCGGACCGGCTGCCGTCCGCGGACGACGCCAAGACGGCGAAGACCTGGGCGCTGTGCCAGGCCCCGGGGCAGGACGGGCAGCCCGTCAGCGCGACGTACGTGCTGGACAAGAGCGACAACACCAAGCTGTTCGAGAAGAGCGGCGGGCAGTTGAAGCAGAACCAGGTGCTGTACATCGAGGGCCCGACCGACCCGCAGATCGGGCGTGGCCCGCGGTACATGGTCACCTCGGACGGGCGGGCCTACCTGATCGGCGGCAAGTCGTGGCGGCTCTCGGGCGAGAAGACGCTGTCGAACATCGAGCGCGCCGTGTTCGGCAGCGGGGTGCAGCCGCAGAAGGTCGGTGCGGACTTCATCAGGACGCTGAACATCGCGGGCGACCTCGACTTCCCCACGCTGCAGGATCTGGGGGCGCAGGCCGGGGCCGAGGCGAACATCGAGGGTCTGCTTCCCCAGTACTCCAAGGTGGGTCTCGTCCTGGAGGCTCCCTCCGGCAGCTCGACGCAGAAGTTCATCGTGCTGAAGAACGGAGTCATGGCGGTCTCCGACTTCACGGCGCAGATGTGGCTGTACAACCCCTTCATCAGTGCCGTGTACGGGACCGAGGACCCCAAGCCGGTGAAGGTCGCCTTCAACGACATCCAGCCGGAGTCCGGTGAGTGGCTGGCGGGGAAGAACTGGCCCGACTCGCTGGTGACGCAGGCCAACACCGGCTATGAGACGGGTGGCAAGAAGACCTCGTGCAGCATCTGGCACGGCGGTGAGAAGAGCGACCAGACCGGCTCGGCGCTGATGTCGGTCTGGGCCGGACAGGACTTCCCGAAGGACGTCTCCCAGAGCGGTTCGAGGACCTACGTCTCGCCCGGCAGCGGTCTCCTCTTCAAGAGGATCACCGGCACCGACGCCGGCGGCGGCAGCACCTTCCTGGTGACCGACACCGGCCTGCGCTACTCGATCCCCGCGCGCAACGACAGCGAGGTGACGGGCGGCGAGAAGGCCGACTCCCAGACCCAGCAGACCAACACCTCCCAGGTGCGGCTCGGCTACGGCAAGATCCGCGCGGCGTCGGTCCCGGCGACATGGGCGGACCTGCTCGCCGCGGGTCCGGAACTGAGCAGCGGCAACGCGGAGCAGGCGCAGGGCTCGTAG
- the eccE gene encoding type VII secretion protein EccE: MSTATRSRRRNGSRRTQENQGPGPGPEPAQPSTPRSPASPSLARRPGSIGPIRVQQLVGFELAAAVLLIGWLLRPIGLTVGIVLAVPLVLAGLLRRRGRPLPEWFSTARALRDRRKRNAEPVPPGTDPGFAPAVECDPALRTYSFQDREQREIGMLGDGTFLTALVQVQAADTPLRPSYGTGDIPLDLLQGLLEVDDIRLASVQIVQHTQPAPAPHLPPQAMAVRSYGPLQAQSMTPGLRITWVALKLDPELCPEAVEARGGGMQGARRALLRVADQLASRLMGAGMQAKVLSESDICGAIATSSCVNPMATTGGAAMDGSRSGRRTAETTRTWRCDDRLHTTYWVSKWPQFGGGGPAFPRLVGALTSAPTLASTFSLTISRRRGKVLALSGHVRLTGRGENELGEAAEHLERAASAFKVGLVRLDREQLPGVLATLPLGGTR, from the coding sequence ATGAGCACTGCGACCAGGTCCCGGCGCCGTAACGGCAGCCGTCGTACCCAGGAGAACCAGGGGCCAGGACCGGGGCCGGAACCGGCACAGCCGTCCACGCCCCGCAGTCCGGCCTCGCCGTCGCTCGCCCGGCGCCCCGGCAGCATCGGCCCCATCCGGGTCCAGCAGCTGGTCGGCTTCGAACTGGCCGCCGCGGTCCTGCTGATCGGCTGGCTGCTGCGCCCCATCGGTCTCACCGTCGGCATCGTGCTGGCCGTCCCGCTGGTCCTCGCCGGACTGCTGCGCCGGCGCGGCCGCCCGCTGCCCGAGTGGTTCAGCACCGCCCGCGCCCTCCGGGACCGCCGCAAGCGCAACGCCGAACCCGTCCCGCCCGGCACCGACCCCGGCTTCGCCCCGGCCGTCGAGTGCGACCCGGCACTGCGCACCTACAGCTTCCAGGACCGCGAGCAGCGCGAGATCGGCATGCTCGGCGACGGCACCTTCCTCACCGCGCTGGTCCAGGTGCAGGCGGCCGACACCCCCCTGCGTCCTTCGTACGGCACCGGCGACATCCCTCTGGATCTGCTGCAGGGCCTGCTCGAGGTGGACGACATCCGGCTCGCCTCGGTCCAGATCGTCCAGCACACCCAGCCCGCGCCCGCCCCGCACCTGCCCCCGCAGGCCATGGCCGTGCGCTCCTACGGTCCGCTGCAGGCCCAGAGCATGACGCCCGGGCTGCGTATCACCTGGGTCGCGCTCAAGCTCGACCCGGAGCTGTGCCCGGAGGCCGTGGAGGCCCGCGGCGGCGGCATGCAGGGTGCCCGGCGTGCGCTGCTGCGCGTCGCCGACCAGCTGGCCAGCCGGCTCATGGGGGCCGGCATGCAGGCCAAGGTGCTGAGCGAGTCGGACATCTGCGGGGCCATCGCGACCTCCAGCTGTGTCAACCCGATGGCCACCACCGGCGGTGCCGCGATGGACGGCAGCCGCTCGGGCCGCCGTACGGCCGAGACCACCCGCACCTGGCGCTGCGACGACCGGCTGCACACCACGTACTGGGTCTCCAAGTGGCCGCAGTTCGGCGGCGGCGGACCGGCGTTCCCGCGGCTGGTCGGTGCGCTGACCTCCGCGCCCACGCTCGCGAGCACCTTCTCGCTCACCATCAGCAGGCGGCGCGGCAAGGTCCTGGCCCTGTCCGGGCACGTGCGTCTGACCGGCCGCGGTGAGAACGAACTGGGCGAGGCCGCCGAGCACTTGGAGCGGGCGGCGTCCGCTTTCAAGGTCGGTCTCGTACGGCTCGACCGTGAACAACTGCCCGGAGTCCTGGCCACCCTGCCGCTGGGAGGTACCCGCTGA
- the mycP gene encoding type VII secretion-associated serine protease mycosin: MALKRTVHALGAVALTGALILAAAPAASADQTRRDQWALETLQADSAWKISEGKGVTVAVIDNGVNSQHVDLKGNVLQGKDFVDGDEDASPSAADADPTHGTGMASIIAGHGHGSGQVDGVMGLAPEAKILPIRDNLDSDLSFADEIRYAVDHGASVVNISAFTGKDDPADREAVTYALKHDVLIVAGAGNQDQDPKIEYPAKYPGVLAVAGVGKDGTFWSGSNHGPEVLLTAPAARIVSASWPGNKLRIGDGTSDATAFVSAAAALLRSKFPDLTAGQIANRLVKTAVLPESVKGLSLPDEKYGYGTIRPLAALTADIPAGSKYGPLRVSETEASSSAPGASASDAGSTAEQEKADQKQMIFFVVLGVVALVVVGLIVLLIVKLSRRNKNNNGGPGGPAAYPQYGQQPLPPQQNPYQQPVSPQQQNPYQQNTSPQSQWPPQQ, translated from the coding sequence ATGGCCTTGAAGCGAACGGTGCACGCGTTGGGTGCCGTGGCACTGACTGGCGCGCTGATCCTTGCCGCAGCCCCGGCTGCTTCCGCCGACCAGACCAGACGTGACCAGTGGGCGCTGGAGACACTACAGGCCGATTCCGCCTGGAAAATTTCTGAGGGTAAGGGTGTTACTGTCGCAGTCATTGACAACGGCGTAAATTCCCAACATGTTGACCTTAAGGGAAATGTTCTCCAGGGTAAAGATTTCGTAGACGGCGACGAAGATGCTTCTCCTTCCGCGGCAGATGCAGATCCCACCCACGGGACCGGTATGGCTTCGATCATTGCTGGTCACGGTCACGGTTCAGGTCAGGTCGACGGCGTGATGGGACTGGCGCCCGAAGCCAAGATCCTCCCCATTCGAGACAATCTTGACAGTGATCTCAGTTTTGCTGATGAGATCCGCTATGCCGTCGACCACGGTGCATCAGTAGTCAACATTTCGGCGTTTACAGGCAAAGACGACCCTGCTGACCGTGAAGCAGTCACTTACGCTCTGAAGCATGATGTTCTGATCGTTGCCGGTGCAGGAAATCAAGACCAAGATCCAAAAATTGAATATCCTGCAAAGTATCCGGGTGTTCTCGCGGTGGCCGGAGTGGGCAAGGACGGCACCTTCTGGAGCGGATCAAACCACGGTCCTGAGGTTCTGCTGACTGCGCCTGCGGCGCGTATTGTGAGTGCATCCTGGCCCGGCAATAAATTGCGTATCGGCGACGGCACTTCCGATGCCACCGCCTTCGTGTCTGCTGCCGCAGCTTTGCTCAGGTCCAAGTTTCCTGACCTCACTGCGGGCCAGATCGCGAACCGCCTTGTAAAGACAGCCGTCCTGCCAGAATCCGTCAAGGGCCTATCGCTCCCTGACGAGAAGTACGGTTACGGAACTATCCGTCCGCTTGCTGCGCTGACGGCGGACATCCCGGCAGGCTCGAAGTACGGACCACTCAGGGTTTCAGAGACTGAGGCGTCCTCCTCTGCTCCAGGCGCCAGTGCTTCCGATGCTGGCTCCACCGCGGAGCAAGAAAAGGCAGACCAGAAGCAAATGATCTTCTTCGTCGTCCTGGGCGTTGTCGCCCTGGTCGTGGTCGGCCTCATCGTTCTGCTCATCGTGAAGCTGTCCCGCCGCAACAAGAACAACAACGGAGGGCCCGGAGGCCCGGCCGCGTACCCGCAGTACGGTCAGCAGCCTCTCCCCCCGCAGCAGAATCCGTACCAGCAGCCCGTCTCGCCGCAACAGCAGAACCCCTACCAGCAGAACACCTCGCCCCAATCACAGTGGCCGCCGCAGCAGTAG
- a CDS encoding WXG100 family type VII secretion target, whose product MSGQILVNFATISQAAQDVRSTAGKIRTQLDELESGVKRISASWEGSAQESYRAKQAEWDQRAASMQQTLEAIAKALDSAAQNYQATESKNAQIWGG is encoded by the coding sequence ATGTCCGGGCAGATTCTTGTAAATTTCGCCACGATCTCCCAGGCCGCGCAGGACGTCCGCAGCACTGCGGGCAAGATCCGTACGCAGCTTGACGAGCTGGAGAGCGGCGTCAAGCGCATCTCCGCCAGCTGGGAAGGCTCGGCGCAGGAGTCCTACCGCGCCAAGCAGGCCGAGTGGGACCAGCGTGCCGCCTCCATGCAGCAGACGCTCGAGGCCATCGCCAAGGCGCTCGACAGCGCCGCCCAGAACTACCAGGCGACCGAGTCGAAGAACGCCCAGATCTGGGGCGGCTGA
- a CDS encoding WXG100 family type VII secretion target — MAGQQFTMTEEEMVAFSGKISSVNSSIQGEISRLQTVIDTITGGWKGSAATAYNNLQSQVNQDANKINQILNDIKEAIDQSTKAYAASEEEQRASIQNIAASSPFG; from the coding sequence ATGGCTGGACAGCAGTTCACCATGACCGAGGAGGAGATGGTCGCGTTCAGCGGCAAGATCTCCTCGGTCAACTCCTCGATCCAGGGCGAAATCTCCCGCCTGCAGACCGTGATCGACACGATCACGGGCGGCTGGAAGGGCTCGGCGGCCACCGCGTACAACAACCTGCAGTCGCAGGTGAACCAGGATGCCAACAAGATCAACCAGATCTTGAACGACATCAAGGAAGCGATCGACCAGAGCACCAAGGCCTACGCGGCTTCGGAAGAGGAGCAGCGCGCGTCCATCCAGAACATCGCGGCCTCGTCCCCCTTCGGATGA
- the mycP gene encoding type VII secretion-associated serine protease mycosin → MADDDVRFQVDDTSCSFPSDIIKGTPWSLQRVVLDQLWQTTKGKGVKVAVIDTGVDTVNAQLKGGAVANGKDYLHAGGNGKIDKVGHGTKVAGIIAARKLDGTGFIGLAPEATIIPIRQNDDQGSGNVNTMTQAIRWAAEQGAQVINISQDTASKMAPSVDAEFLSAIKFAQSKDALIVAAAGNDGADGKVKETYPAAYPGVLAVAASDRNNARAPFSQSGPFVGVAAPGIDMVSTVPTGGNCVDQGTSFAAPYVSGVAALIRAKHPDWDYKQVITQIEQTADRTKAGRDDFVGWGVVDPTAAVNDDSTVPSADGPKPDSADRAGGAADVQAATLVLGETEQQRTERYALYVVAAGFALVLLLFGGGRVLSDWRRKQGVGNNVESTGS, encoded by the coding sequence TTGGCAGACGACGACGTGCGCTTCCAGGTCGACGACACCAGTTGTTCGTTCCCGTCCGACATCATCAAGGGGACGCCCTGGTCGCTGCAGCGTGTGGTCCTGGACCAGCTGTGGCAGACCACCAAGGGCAAGGGCGTCAAGGTCGCCGTCATCGACACCGGTGTCGACACCGTCAACGCGCAGCTCAAGGGCGGCGCCGTCGCCAACGGCAAGGACTACCTGCACGCCGGCGGCAACGGCAAGATCGACAAGGTGGGCCACGGCACCAAGGTGGCGGGCATCATCGCGGCCCGGAAGCTCGACGGCACCGGTTTCATCGGCCTCGCCCCGGAAGCGACGATCATCCCGATCCGCCAGAACGACGACCAGGGCAGCGGCAATGTCAACACCATGACGCAGGCCATCAGGTGGGCCGCCGAGCAGGGCGCCCAGGTCATCAACATCTCGCAGGACACCGCGTCGAAGATGGCCCCGTCCGTCGACGCCGAGTTCCTCTCGGCCATCAAGTTCGCCCAGTCGAAGGACGCGCTGATCGTGGCCGCGGCCGGCAACGACGGTGCGGACGGCAAGGTCAAGGAGACCTACCCGGCGGCGTACCCCGGTGTCCTCGCGGTCGCCGCCTCCGACCGCAACAACGCCCGCGCCCCCTTCTCGCAGTCGGGGCCGTTCGTGGGCGTCGCGGCACCGGGCATCGACATGGTCTCGACCGTCCCGACGGGCGGCAACTGCGTCGACCAGGGCACGAGTTTCGCGGCGCCGTACGTCTCGGGTGTCGCGGCCCTGATCCGCGCCAAGCACCCGGACTGGGACTACAAGCAGGTCATCACCCAGATCGAGCAGACGGCGGACCGGACCAAGGCGGGCCGTGACGACTTCGTGGGCTGGGGCGTCGTCGACCCCACCGCGGCGGTCAACGACGACTCCACGGTGCCCTCGGCCGACGGCCCCAAGCCTGACTCGGCCGACCGCGCGGGCGGTGCCGCCGACGTCCAGGCCGCGACACTGGTCCTCGGTGAGACCGAACAGCAACGAACGGAGCGGTACGCGCTGTACGTGGTCGCCGCCGGATTCGCCCTGGTGCTGCTGCTGTTCGGAGGCGGCCGGGTCCTCAGCGACTGGCGGCGCAAGCAGGGTGTGGGTAACAACGTGGAGTCAACGGGGAGCTGA
- a CDS encoding DUF397 domain-containing protein, with protein sequence MTDADDIAAKTPDEDVKARKARERDELYGLDISGVEWHSAPGTEEHEERVEIAYLPEGAVAMRSSLDPDTVLRYTEAEWRAFVLGARDGEFDLEQAE encoded by the coding sequence ATGACCGACGCGGACGACATCGCCGCAAAGACCCCGGACGAGGACGTCAAGGCGCGAAAGGCGAGGGAACGGGACGAGCTGTACGGCCTGGACATCTCCGGCGTCGAATGGCACAGCGCGCCCGGTACCGAGGAACACGAGGAGCGCGTCGAGATCGCCTATCTCCCCGAGGGCGCGGTGGCCATGCGGTCCTCCCTGGACCCGGACACCGTGCTGCGGTACACGGAGGCGGAGTGGCGGGCCTTCGTACTGGGCGCGCGCGACGGCGAGTTCGACCTGGAGCAGGCCGAGTAG